The Aequorivita sublithincola DSM 14238 genome window below encodes:
- a CDS encoding DUF4403 family protein translates to MNSNSTTPDQDISIKLPARIGFAAIETFLKKKFIATTISKTDAKGKVSNYFKILDLNLAESNSAPYNLALRLKLQTLTRIFHDKEIEVSVQALVKLDVETQKLYVEGYKINSSGENWIANTLLKSVINSFIYKKILKALSVDLMPIIKEKIDLVNTKLASKLQATKGISIMGNVENFTIDHFKMKKDEVWVLIHTQGWCVIGVEDLEF, encoded by the coding sequence ATGAATTCTAATTCAACAACACCAGATCAAGATATTTCAATAAAATTGCCGGCGCGAATAGGCTTTGCCGCTATTGAAACTTTTCTAAAGAAAAAATTTATTGCTACCACAATCAGTAAAACCGATGCTAAGGGGAAAGTATCTAACTATTTTAAGATATTGGATCTTAATCTAGCTGAAAGTAATAGTGCACCATATAATCTAGCATTAAGGCTCAAGCTACAAACCCTTACGCGTATATTCCACGATAAAGAAATTGAAGTGTCGGTTCAAGCACTTGTAAAGCTGGATGTTGAAACTCAAAAATTATATGTTGAAGGCTATAAAATTAATAGCAGCGGAGAAAATTGGATTGCAAATACCCTCCTAAAATCTGTGATTAACAGCTTTATTTATAAAAAAATATTGAAAGCCTTAAGCGTTGATTTAATGCCAATAATAAAAGAAAAAATCGATCTCGTCAATACCAAGCTAGCATCGAAGCTGCAAGCCACCAAAGGCATTTCAATTATGGGAAACGTAGAAAATTTTACCATTGACCATTTTAAGATGAAAAAAGATGAAGTTTGGGTGCTTATCCATACCCAGGGCTGGTGTGTTATTGGTGTTGAGGATTTAGAGTTTTAG